TTGGTAAGGAAACATGATTGCAGAGAGGATATTACCTATGCTCACGATGAGCTATAAGATCCTCAATAGGGCCTGAAGCAAGAACCTCATGTTGACCTACAAAAGGGCAGTGCATCAAGAACAGTAAGCATAGCAACATGCATAAGCAAGCAAAATCCTGTATTGCCatttaaatatctcaaattgtTACATTAAGTAGATGAAATCAATTTGGTTTATTAATCCTCTTGAACAGCAAGAAAGCTGAACTTGACGGTAAAAAACAGGCCAGTATATCATGTTCAGGAAAAACTATACAGAAAATTTCGTACaggctaaattacaaaaatgTTTCAACTCACTCTTGCGAGATAGCAGAGAGTCCCACAAGCGAGTTGCCCTTTGCACCATATGAGAATTTTGACTTGAGCTAGATACAAGTTCATCCCAAAGTTCACCTTCCAACTTCACCTTATTTCTCAAGTCATGAAGTTTTTCCAGCTCTTGCTGCAGATAAGCCTGAAACGCCCGAGTTTTAAACAAAAGAAGAGAAGATTATCCATATGAAATACAATACTCAAAACAAGAGGAAACTGTCCTGATGAATAACAATACCTCTTCAGCACAAAGACCACGAAACTCTGCTGTCATTTCATGAGCCAAATTAGACCAAATTGCCTGTCTGCGCACCGCTGTCTCAGCATTTTTCAGAAATCTTCTCCTCTCAAGAGCTATTCTAGCCTGtccaaagaaaaataataaattagacTCTCACGAGTGTTTCTTGAACACTGAAATGATTGTTACAAGCATACTACAGAAACTTCAATAAGAAGAGGCAACATATGGGTATTTAATCATGATATGTAGGTTGAGGACAATCGGTGTTAATGTTAAAATCAAGGTCATCCTTAGAGAACAAGGGTGCAAGAAGAATATTTAGTAGTCTAAAGTATCATCAATCCAATTGGAAAGAAGTTAGGCTAAAGTTTAGATACTTCAGGTAAATCATCCCACCCAATTCACCAAAACCGTAGTAACAATGGACTTGCAGATAATTGTTTCCTGGCAAGAAAGTGGTTgtcaatagattatcaaatattttggggaaaaagaagacGATAGTTCTTCGTCTGACAAGTTAATAGTTTCTTTTAGATTGATGCTGTCTTCTAAACAATCAACAGAAACTAATGATAACAATGATTgttacccccaaaaaaaaaaaacaccttGGTTACAGGTAGTAGAGTAGCCGCATGTGAAAAGGCTACGTCTGTCAATGAAGCAGGCAGTGGGTTAGATGCTACATCAGCTGCAAATGTTCGCCTATGAACCTCTCTCAAAGCATGCAAAGAAAGTTGCCATAGAAGTTCAACAAATCTGCAAATACCATATGAAAGATATCATGGACTCAAGTATGCAAGAAATGATAAGAAAATCATGATGTaagatttaaaaagaaaaaagaaaatacaacaGCCAAGAAGTAAAACACTTATAGAGAACTGTACAGCAGAAATGACATGTTTGAGTTTGTACAGATTTACATATGAAATTTGGAGATCTTTTTCCTGAATTCATTAGCAATAATTATGACATGATGATTCTATTTCTAATTAATTCATCTTTTATTGAACTATTGAGAGCATGGCATCTCTCCCAGATAATAGAGATTAGGTGGCAGAAAAACGTGATTAAGTTACATCCACCGCATTTAAAGATGTTATCACTTTTTCATGAGTTGCTCAGATTTTTTCGATTCAAATTTGTTAAACACAACTCTTATCGGCATTGCAGGACATATTTAACATTGCAACAAATATGAAGTCAATAGACACTGCTGACTTCCAGAATTTCCTATTTGTATGACAATATCAAGCATTTTTCCATCTAGAACAAGTCAATCTCTTTCAAGTATCACTAATCAATAGTATCCAGTCAGTAACAAAACTGTTGAAATGGCAATCCCTAcaaacaaaaccaagaaaagactAGTATTGAAGACAGCGGGATGCACAGAAACTGCACTTAACTACAGAAACCAATAGAGAAATCCATATGAATTAGCTTGCAGCACAATAATGAGATTTCAGATACATATTGGGGATGAAATCGCACATAGGTAAAAATCAAGCAGGTCTAATCAAAGCTCAAATACAAATTCACTTTTCTAATTTCCTAAAAGATATAATGATAGCCATCTCGGTAAAGAAGCATTCATATCAAAGTTTGAGTATAACATTCTCTCAGCTATTTTGCTAGACACTAGAAACGTTAATTTCTGGGAGTAAAAAGAGAGGCACATCAAACTGACATAATTAGCTGAATTTCTTCATTTCCAGAACTAACAATGGGGATCATGAAGTCTAGACGTTTGCACAACTAACTGAAACAAAACAAATATCTTTCTTAATTGCTTTCATTTACCGAACGACTGATAATAATGAAAAACGAAGTTAGACAACCCAACCCCCCcacccctctctctctctaggTAACTAACCTTGGTCCGCAACAAGTAGCCAGAGATGAAACCCTGGAATTACTCCTCGGAAGCGCCCCTTGAGATTCCAGCTCACTTATAATTCCTTGTACAACctaaaattaaaattggaaATGTTCATAACCATAAACCTGAAAAGTGCATTTCCAACTTAAGATCACTGAAATTGGCCAAAATTCAACTCCAGTCACCTTCCGGAAATCGCGAGACTGCGCCGAATCAAAAATTGGCCAAACTTTATCAAAGTCCTGAAAGATCCTCCGCAGCCAGACAggggaaagaaatgaaaaattaggAAGCAAAATTAAATCTTTagaaaataaagggaaaaaaaaaaagaaataagaggGAAAGTGGTTAGGAAAAGAGTTACTTTAGCGGATTGAATTGGACCTCTGAGAGAGGATAAGATGAAGTGGAGCAGCTGTTCCCCTAATTTAGGATTGGAGTGACGGAATAGGCCGATCCGAGGAGTGCCGTTGTTGGCTCCGATACCGATGATCGCCGGATCCAACCCTAACAACAAACAGTTAGTGTACATTGCACTCTCCAGTTCAATTTCCCTCTCCTTCTCCCGGTCCATCGTCATCACACACGCACACAACCCCTTTCTCTCCGATTTTCTCCTCTCCGAGCAGAGCAGTGGAAAACTAGTCTATCTGCGTCTTGGTTGGGTTACTGGTTTTTTCTTTCCCAATTAAGCTTTTGTGTTTTAAGCTATATTatgtgaaaatttgaaaaaaggaAGTCCTcgtcaataattaattaaaattgcTGCTGGGTTTTTGAAATCGGATTTTTAAATCTGAGGGCCAgtccttttgattttttttttttcattttgcgGTGGGGCCTGGGAGGGATAAAGGAGTCGCGTTCTTGGCGATGAAGGTTGGGTTTTCGTTGGGAGGAACAATTTGAAATGTGTTGGGAGGGCCCAACTTGAAGTTGAATGAATCTCTCCATTGACGTCAGCTAACGTGCCGTTCAGCTTTGGTGTTTAGCCGGCCAGCTTTGGTGGAACTTCGCTGTCAAACTGTGCCAAATTTctgtttgttttgttatttagtTCGTTTACTTTGGTTCCTTCATTGAATTAATCATCATTAGAAGTTAAATCATCAAAGCTGTTTAGTCTCAACTCTCAAAAACAATAGTTGTCACTATTATGGATCTTCTTCTTTGTATGATGTGATATCTAAACACAAGATGATCAGTAGATTCAGTTTTATTTTTCCCTCAAAGTGTAagattgtgtttggattgcatttttttagattgtttttagaaaaattactgttgcAATTTGATATAGGTGATAAGGAAATGTGTTTCACGAAAAACgtaacaatttttctttgaaaaattgctGTCCAAATTTTATCAAAAAGTTGATATCATTCATGTGAAATAGATAATATATAATTTTGAAGAACATCCTCTCCAATTTCAAGCAATCAAGCTCCTTTCCTCCTCCCCGCTTATTTAAGTCTCACCCCTCTtctattggaaaaaaaaaggtttttaaaaatttttattttatgctaATTATTGTATCATTTTTTTACTTATACCTTGTTTAATAATCTAATttattatttaaatttaataaattcataTCATAGGATGTTCAAATGcatttaataacaaaaaatagaacatctaaattaattaattagcaCTAAAATCTATCGGTAAAACTTACTCACAAAAATAAGTAATAAGTTATTTCATTATTATTTAATATGATATACACTCGAATGCATCGAATTTAGTAATTTAATacatttagatttcaaattttagatttcagttttgtCAAACACAACCAtactgaaaaataaaaaaaaaggataaagaaTAACAATTTACCTCAACTATGCAATAAGTATTATAGCACATAATAAATACcctttgaaaaattacaaaatgatGACAAATTGTTTCCATTTTCTAAATATTATCATAAAAAGGGGAACACTAATATTGACAAAATACAAGTTTGAATTTGGCATCACTAGCAAGATGTGACCTGTATTGCAGTATTGAGATTGAAGAAaagtttattttgaaagaaaatgaagaaattttctaataaggCATGTCAAAATTAAACATTCCAAgagaggtaaaaaaaaaaaaaggagacaaatggagagaaaaacaaaaggcattTTGGATGCAATAGAGtgccaaaaatagaaaataaatgaagagaatttgttcattttcttttgtttgagagtCTTAACCGGATATAAATGAAAGGATAAATACCCTAATTAaactttttctcaaaaaataagaaaaaaaacagaaatgATGTGAGACTGAAGATGCAAAATTCTATGAAATCTCATTTTTACCCGTTAACATAAACAtgacaaattcaaatttaatgataaatatgtaaaatatatagagttaatcttatatacattgataGTGTATACAATTATCATCATTAAATGTATGATAATTATGTAAAAAATTGTAaattcaaattaaaattaatatcCACATATCTAATGGTGATAGTTTATATATTATTAGTATAGACaaaagattaattcaaatacataATCCAAATACATAAACTACTGTAATCCTTCCTCTCCTCTCTCTTCCGCTGTGCCAGACAACATGGAAGGGGACTCTCTTTTGGACggttgccttttttttttcccccttgcGATTTGACTTTATTCTATTTTCTCTGACCGGTATAACTTCTTGGGCTTGGGTTCAAAACACTTAATATGGTGCATTTTGTTGTGTCTTTTATTTGGGCCTACACCCATTCAACATTCTTGTGTTTTGGAATCAAGTTTAATTTCGCGTGCACGTCCAAACCCGATCATATAGGGGTCCGGGGCAAGAAACGAATCCGAGAATTATCGAGGGCGTCGGTTTCCTGCTCATAGAGTCAAAGGattcaagaaaacaagcaagAAAGCGGGGCTGGCAAAGGAGGGTAAAAAGATCAAGCAGATTGGAAATTGTTGTAAATTGGTGATGAGAATTGATTCTCCACCAGCTGTCAAGCGGAGGAGATTCACTACTATCCACTCAATGGACTCCGAATCAGCTAAGGTCCTCCTTAGTTCCTTTCCTTCATGCTCAATTGGTTCATCggattttgtttttgttttctttccttcctcccCAGGAAAATCTCTGGGTCTTAGGTTGGGATTCTTGAATATTGGTCTTGGAACTGGATAAGCTACcgtgcctcttttttttttttttttttttttaaattagtgTTGGGTTTATGATCTTCCGTTACTTTCTACATTCCCTGATTGCAGCCTGCGCCCTGATTCATTTCCTTATTACTGATCAATTATAGGTCGATATCAGCTGCAAAATAGTAATAACAAAATCTTTATGTATGTCGATGGGAAGTGCTTTAAGTTATCAGGCATGTCTATTGAGAGTTTAAAAATTGGTTTCAAGTTATTTAAAGTACCGTACGTGGATTAATTGCTGCATTTTTTGTGCACTTAGGATGAAATTTGAAGGAAGTGTTAGGGGGTCATAGGTATTTGCTGTCATTCTCTTCTATCAAGCTTGTCTGGATAGACATGATTACATGCAATAATTTCTTGTAGTTAATGATTCTTCATGTATAGAGGCGAATATTTGGAAGACATATTTCGAGGCTTCAATATATTCTATCCGTGCTCTTTGGAAAAAGATAATAATTGCAATCTCTCTTTCTTTATCCATCACCACCTGAGCGGCTTTGATTGAATTGCTTGTTTTATGTTCTTCTGCAAAGCATGGCACTCCACTTTTTGTAGCTCTGGCATTCTTGAAACTTAAGAAAGTTTTCTATTTGCTCATGTTTCTTCCTAAGGGTTTGTGAAGTTTTTTCAAGAATGTTGCCTAATCACTGATCTGGAGAATGCATATGACCTTGTTGAACTGTGAGCACTTGTTGTGTATCTTTATAAAGTTGAAGGGTTAAAAAGTGCCTATTTTCAGTTTCTTCAGTTTCTTGTTCTTTTGCATGGAATTCAGGCAAAGCTTGCTGCTGCTAAAGAAAGATAATAATTGCAATCTCTCTTTCTTTATCCATCACCACCTGAGAGGCTTTGATTGAATTGCTTGTTTTATGTTCTTCTGCAAAGCATGGCACTCCACTTTTTGTAGCTCTGGCATTCTTGGAACTTAAGAAAGTTTTCTATTTGCTCATGTTTCTTCCTAAGGGTTTGTGAAGTTTTTTCAAGAATGTTGCCTAATCACTGATCTGGAGAATGCATATGACCTTGTTGAACTGTGAGCACTTGTTGTGTATCTTTATAAAGTTGAAGGGTTAAAAAGTGCCTATTTTCAGTTTCTTGTTCTTTTGCATGGAATTCAGGCAAAGCTTGCTGCTGCTAAAGAAAGATTTGGTCGAGAAATCCGTGTGTTTGAAACATTTACTGCTTCTTCAAGTCCTAGTGATGTCCTTGACAATAGTAAGCTCTATTTGATTTTTGTAACTTTCTCTGACCTTGCATTGTTGGATAAGGTAACATGCTATTTGATTTTCGGATGGTGTTATGCAATTGTGCCTTTTTGGGACATTGCTCACACGGGTATGCTATAGTAGTCttgaataaaatttgaattacTTATTCCAGgcttggaactgttttctttccgcacttttttttttgtagttttgCTGATTATAACTgtgttcttttcttgttttggatGGAATTGTCAGAGGAGCCAGATGACTTTTATGAGTTCACAGCAGAGGATTATTATCGACTCATGGCAACAAAAAAGGAAGGTATGAAATATCCTTGCAATTATAGATATTGGTTTATCTGCTTATTTATTACCACCATATTTGAAAGGTCTAATTTGTTTTCTAGAGAAATGACTGAAGTGGAGCTTTTCTTTTGCCACTTCTGCTCCAATAAAATAAGTTATTTGGACATGAACTGCATGTTCTTGGAAACTGATCAACATATctaatatattttttgaaaatgacATGGTCTAGTTGTCTCGATGACTATAAGAGGTGAAATTGAGTATATAACTCTTGCCAGAATGGTAGATGGCGGTCTGAAAACATACATATACTCATATAATTCTGATAGTTTCTTCGAAAAGTGCAATTATCTGGTTGTGTACCATCTATTGGTTCATCCTGTAGTTTATTGCTGCATTTTGTCAGCGCAAACATTCACCTATGAAATTCTTAAAGGTGCATGATAAAAAACCTTAGATATTGTGATGATATCTATATCTGGCCACATATAAGACGTCTTATTTGTTTCTGCATCTGACTTGGGAAACTAAGCAGATAACTTTCTGAAGACGAAGAAAATCCGAGAAGCAGAAGAGGCTGCTCGCAGGTCAAGGATAACTAAGGTGCTAAGCTATTTCTTTGCAGATGAATTTGTTACTCTTTGAAGTTTCTATATATTTATACTCTCCTATGATGcaaagttaattttttttcacatCCCTGCAGGCTGTCATTAGAGTACGTTTTCCTGACAATTACACTCTTGAGGCTGTATTTCACCCAACGGAGCAGATTCAAAGCTTAGTTGATCTTCTCATGAAAGTAATTATTCATCCTGAAGTGCCATTTTATATATGTAAGGATTTGCAGTGTTTAATGTAATTTATTCTTGTTCAAGGTTATACAGTACCTTATGAAGTATTTAAGATGGTGAAGCTGGTGTAACTGTGGTTAAGATTTTTGCTTTTCAGATACTACTCCTCCCAAGAAGCAGATAAAAGACACCTCACAGGACTTTTATTCTGCTGGTTTTTTGCCCGGTGCTATTGTGTATTTTGCATATGATGAAGCACAAGGTCTGTACGTGTTATAATTCTAATCTTACTTTTGCATTAAAGTTATGATTACAGAAGTCAAATTTAAGCTGGTTACCGTTGCCATGGTCTTAAATCTTCTAAAACTGCATGTTGCCCTGTTGTTCTTAGTATGGAAATTTTTTATGCTTATGCATAATTCAGAGTTGGTGATCATTTGTTTGGAGTTTTAACTTATTCCTTTTTGGAAAGAGAAGGGGTGGGGTACTGTTAATacttaaaatattttttgcaaGACATTTAGCAATACCAGCACTTTGGAACACTTCCATTAGTTTGAGTACTGCTTATTTTCCACTTTACCTATTATCTGGATGTTGATGAAGTGCAATAGGGCTGAAAATTGTTGCAAACATGATGGTCAGTTCACCAAAAGAGAGTTAAGGAGTAAAAGACATTGGAGTAGGTCACGTAGTGGCATGAGTTGGGACGCATCTGAATATGCGGCTCATCTGCCCTGAGAGTGATTATACGGGTTTGCTGGATTATCTGCTCGTATATATTCAAAGTGTGCAATATAGGTTGCACTGATTGTCCACTGCCATGTTGTGAACTGATCAACTAGTATTAATTGAGTAATTCATCTAGGATCTTGGAAATTTTGCTTAATTGGTATAGCTATAACTTAAAATAGATAGTGATGAATGGCATCCGACTTCATCATTATCGCCTGCAGCTGATGCTGATCTGGGGCAGCCGTCTTTTAAGTGAATATAGGCTGTGGGCCATGTAAAATTTGAAGTGGTTTGTTGGCTGATCATACGAATCTGGATAGTGATCACTTTCTGAACCCGCAGTTATTTCTTGACTAAGTTAAAAAAGACCCATCAGACAGTGGGCTTTTGCAAGTTGTTGAAGGAACTTATTTTGAAGGCAAAATGGCTGGTTTTGCATCATCGGTTTATAGTAGGAAATGTTGACTGTGGAAATGTTTGGAGTCGATGTTTGTGTTCACCTGTTACTTTCTGTTTGTGAAGTACCCTCCCCCCCCCTCCCTCTCTTCTCACACGTTCTCTTTGCTGATACAGTATCTGCGTTTATATATTCAATTTGTGGTTTCACATGCTTTTCTTGTTTCCAGGTGACGCTGCTGCTGCAGCTTCGGGGCCATTCCTTCAAGAGGAGGTCATGTCTTTGCAAGGCCTGGACATCACAGATGAGCAGCAAGAGTCTGCCCAACCTCCAGCAGAGGTTGTAACGTCCAATCATGTTGATGCTGCTGTTCCCCAGGGCAAGCCTGCTGATAAGAAGAGTATCAAGCCAAAGTGGTTGAAAATGTGATATAAATTAATCGCCTCTTTGCTGAGATCTAGATAGCTTGATCCATTTATATGTATGAAAATCACTTAGTTGCTTGCTGTTAGAGAAAAGGGGGGAGGGAACTTGTCCATATGCCTCCCAAACATGGCATCTGGCTGGTCGTGATGAATTTAATAATTTGTTCATGATGTCTGCCAATTCTAGTCTGCTTTTGAGGTGGCTCAGCTTCGTGACCCAATATGGTAGCTTCCTTCCCTTAATTTTTCTGCTGGATTTGGAGGGTGTTTTAGGCTCCGTTTGGggttgtgtttttttttttaagaaagtGCTTTTAAGTACTAAAAGTATTTTTTAGAGTATTTGATAACTAATTTCTCGGAACTGAAGGAGCTCAATTTTTGAtaatttaaaagtatttttaaaaaaaaattgtgtcaaaagtatttttttttcttttataaattACTGTAACCGCAAATGGGGTCTTAATTATGGTCAAAGGGTCAGTGATAAATAAGTGGTAGAAACATAGAAGGGACGCGACTTGTGTACATGTGTTGGGTTGGTTGTGCCGTAATACAGAAGTTGGTTGCAGGGAAAGAAATAAATGGAATCAGTCAATCACGCAGGCAGGCTGGCTGGCTGGGCCGATGCTGGTGGAGAGGTGGCAGGCTTGAATTTGATATAGACGGATTCTACCTGTGAATAGGGTGATCCAAAAGATGGCCCACCTtgtcaaaaaaaacaaaatgattGGGGTACCAAGCGCTGACAGACCAACGTTAACCCACACACCATTGTGAAAGTTACCTCTTTCTGCATTCGgatttttgtcttttctttttagaaaaaaaaaaaaaaactctcccCCGGTCCcgttattaaaatttaattaaaaacttaaggtaaaaattttaaatacttATGGGATTAGGTGGATACTGTACGACCAAACCCCGTGCTTTTGGACGGACGCGTATagaaaataatactaataaatggaaaatatatataaaaaactGCCTGTGGCTGTGGCGGTCCCGTATATTTTTAGTTTAAAAGGGAAATCAAGTGTATTTTTCGGTTTTGTTCTTAAAAATATGCTCACATGAGAGGGACGTGTTATTTTCAGTCAGAGAAAATGAACAAATACGAGCATTATGATCAAAATGAatcataatttatatgttaggaATTATTCTtgctgattttaaatgttatgggctaaaaaaaattttttgtaaatattatggactaatttggcaaatttcccaaTAATGTTAGACAATAGAGGCTTTGGTGTCGTAAATTTGAGCAGAGCACACCAGCGGCAAATGGGGAAACGACATGGGTATGAGAATTATCGGATCAAGTTCGCAAAGGAAAAAAGTACGAGTTAACCAACTAATTATGGGGACTCGTGATTTATTATGAGCATACTCCGTGcaatttataataataataataataataataataataagtagtagtagtagtagcaTAATTGTTTGCAAAAAATTAACCCCCCAAAAAAACTTTTCATTTGCTTATAGAAATCTATTGTACTCATCAATGATTAAATCTTTCCGCTTGTTTGAGATGGTAGGTATACTACATTTGTTAGTTACTAGTCCAACTTttagtactccctccgtcccactttgatagtcccgtattcatttttcatctgtctcaaattgtagtccactttccaattgaagaatgtagttgtattttaattttcctaaaatatacttattcaatgtaagtagttattactataaacctaccgcatttaatgagagttgattctttttttaccatcaattcaagttcccataaagttgtaacatatttaatgtgagggtattttaggaaaaaaataatctaaatttacttttccaacaaagttaactactttttcttaaactgtgtgaaaaaagaaatgggattatcaaagtgggacggagggagtatgaTTTATATGAAGTGCTAAGTGGGGAAGTGTTAGGTGCAGAATTTGAGGTGTGTGTTAGGTGATGTGCAAGGTGTACCTTCACTAATCCTTTGATTAGCATGTTGTATGTTTATTGGTCATCGATCGGCAACACAATAAATAGTACTCCTATAATGTATGGAAAGAAGTTTGGATTTTGACGTTTTCATCATTATCAATCCCCAAGTAAATGTGTATTATTTGGACAgtgtattatttaaaataattagtGTAACGCTTTTTATAAtctgatgtatatgagataaaaaggtgattgaaaatataaaaatgtgaGTTGAAGAATGTGTTTATAATGCatgtaaaatattattttaaaaaaaaattgacttccaaATTGCAAGGAAATGTGTCGGGGGACGAGGAAAATTTATTggttttattttcctttataTGTGTGTTTGTTTATGTCCGGTAAAATTTATAGTacaattttaaaagaaaatagttACCAATAATTACACTTTAGTAGCTTCCAATAATTACCATTGacttctcattttatttcaaaaaattttttttgcacgaggaaataatttttattttctagtaTCTCACGTTCTTCTACTTTTCTTTCTCACGCAACTTACCCTCCATTCAAACAAGAGCACTCCGCACGAGGATATAAAGGGAATAAACATTAATCCGAGATGTAGAAACTCCCAAGTATAGACACGTAGGCAGCCAGCATCCTCATTAGCACTGGTATATTATTTGCGTCGTCGTCGACGTCGACGGCGGCTAAGTTAATAGTATTTATTTATAGTACTTATTACTGAGAGGAGAAGAGCAAATTAAAGTCAAAGGGAGGCACCGTAGAAAGCATCCATTAACATCAGCGCTGATCACAGAATTTCGCCTCAGCAGACACCGCTGACACTAGCTCTTATTCAACTACAAAGCACCTTCAAAAGTCTTCCGGTTACCCCAATCCCAAAAGGCCATGACTGCTGTTactacttgctagtccaatatCCATCACCACCCCCCTCCCCCCGGGCCCCCCTCCCGGACTTGCAATTCTCGGATTCAATCCGCACAATTTCTGCTCTTGTTCGGTTGTATCAAACCCGAAAACAGAAGGGGAgcgaaaggaaaaagaaaaaaaaaggtcttTACCTGCCAACTACCATCCTCGACTAATTTTGTACGGCAATCCAGgccccattttttctttttctgctaTAACTACTTTCCCCGTTACTGGTAAGCATTAGTTGCAGAAtagaatttaaaaaatatatattgaaATTTTCTCATTTCCATGTTTTGATGATCCCCCTCCTGCACATGCCCAACAACTTCATCTCGCTTTCAGCGTCTACTTTTTGGCTGCCCGTCTTAATCTCTACAGCTCCCTTATCCTCATTTTCTCTATCttcattttttatcttttgatGCGATCCGAAGTGAGT
This portion of the Coffea eugenioides isolate CCC68of chromosome 11, Ceug_1.0, whole genome shotgun sequence genome encodes:
- the LOC113752935 gene encoding plant UBX domain-containing protein 1, which codes for MRIDSPPAVKRRRFTTIHSMDSESAKAKLAAAKERFGREIRVFETFTASSSPSDVLDNKEPDDFYEFTAEDYYRLMATKKEDNFLKTKKIREAEEAARRSRITKAVIRVRFPDNYTLEAVFHPTEQIQSLVDLLMKVIIHPEVPFYIYTTPPKKQIKDTSQDFYSAGFLPGAIVYFAYDEAQGDAAAAASGPFLQEEVMSLQGLDITDEQQESAQPPAEVVTSNHVDAAVPQGKPADKKSIKPKWLKM